The window GATTCCTAAACCTATTGGTGTATATCTATAAACAATTTCGGCTCCTTGAATCCTTCAATTCATATCACAATTATTCCAATATGGGCTTTTGAACTCCTAGGTTCGAATCTTTGGAGATTTGATAGCAAGCCCACAACCTCCTATTAGTAATGTAAGGGAGTACTTTCGCTACTTGAATAGAACCctgaaaaaaagaaacaattaaataataaaaaataaatgaataggtATATGTACTAACCAGAAATTTTTTCTTCCTTCCAGGCTCTTGTCTGAAATAAACCAAGGCATCGTCAGGAATATTTATTCCACTATATTTATTTCTGAATTTGATTGATTCAAATATGCTGGGTAGACAATCCAAATCTAATCGAACAAGATCTGAGTTAAAATCCATTGTAAGAGCTAACCAAGTCCATGCTGTAACATCATAATCAAATATGAATCGATATATCATGACACTAATTTTTGTTTATATATTAAAATAATGTATGGATAATCTAAATCTATATCTGGAGGATATGTGATTTCAACAGGACGATGCCACCTGCCACATAGTCACTCTTAACAATTGATTCATTACAAACAATATTTCCTCGCTggttttgtgatttaacaccttgtGGTTTCTTCATTTGATCACAAGTCTATGCTGTGCTATTAAGAAGAATCAACATtgaatgtaacgggtgtttttttcgaggtatataactttatttaacagctgtcaagtgatttattctcagtttggtttggcaattcatcatgaatagactcacgcctgaacaacgcttgcaaatagtgcaattttatttcgaaaataatggttttgtgcggaatacgtatcgcccactacgtccattttattttgtttagcgatgaagcgcacttctggttgaatggctacgtcaacaaacaaaactgccgcatttggagtgaagctaatcctcaagtttatgtcgaaacaccgttacatccagaagaactgactgtttggtgcgcttcatgggctggtggaatcattggtccgtacttcttcaaaaacgatgatggccagaacattacactcaatggtgatcggtatagagccatgattactaattttttcattactgaattgaacaaccatgatgtccagaagctgtggtttcaacaagacggcgcaacatgtcacacagcacgtgccacaatcgatttattgaaagacacgtttggtgactgcctaatttcacgttttggacctgtgaattggcctccaagatcttgtgatttaacaccgctagactactttctgtggggctatgtaaagtcattggtctatgcagataagccacaaacctttgaccatttggaagacaacattcgccgtgttaattccgatatacggccacaaatgttggaaaaagtcatcgaaaattggacgtccagattggactacatccgagccagccgtggcggtcacatgccagaaatcatatttaaaatgtaatgccacaagatcatcttgcggataaataaaattgatgtcaatcgaataatccatcgttgttttattgcaatttaaagttctatagcactAAAAGAACACCCTTTAGAATGCAGTAGGTATGAGAAGTCGAAGTTGCCATTTGAATGAtgttatttttcatacaaaatgGCAAAATGAGAACttcctcataaaaaaattgtgtatcactgaatattttaatttttttatttttaaattggtGAACCCATTACATACCTGCAATGGGCGATTTCCTTTGTTGCCTAGGCGACACCCAGTCCATCTGCCTCAGCTTCTCTGAACTATTGAGCTTATATTTCAAACTGATCAGTCCAGTTTTAGAGTTTGAAGTTAGTTGAAACCAGGGTGTCAATCTGCCAGGAGAATTAACTGATAACAGTGTGCCCAAATTGTTCTTCTGCTGTCTGTAGACAAACACAGCTGTGAATCCATTGGAATTATTTATTGCCGTTCTTATTTCTGAGGAGTTGAGTATTGGTACGTTTCCGTATGGTTGCCTGAACTTGAACGCTGGAAATTGCTGTATTGGGCCTTCGACAAGGGATACACCAGTGTCTTTGTCAGAAACATTCATCAGGGTTAGAATGTCCACCTCACCTTGAACaaataaatcatatttataGAATTACGGTATATGAATTTCAGAAATGCAGTTGAGCATGAAAAGCTGAAAGTATAGACCTCCAAATGCCACCTCagctgaataatttattttccgtTGGCATTTaattaaatgaagaatttcGCAAGAAGCATGAAATTGTGAAATAAGACTCCAGTGCCATACCATTTTTTTCTGGTTAATCCAAAGCTTCAGAAGATGCGTGTGAAAATTTCggaacatacagggtgattcaccgggatggcctattagacgttttttAATGGCAAATtccataaatattaaaaaactgtTGGTTGGCAGATAATATATAAATCCGTGATAGGAAAGTTCTGAGTACCAACttataatgatgaaatatagccatgaaatttgtgtgaaactgagatattcccgcacgattttgttttacaagGTATGGCAGGAGAAATGGttttaccatagaattagagaaaatattgataacgtaataataaaaaagttacCTGGCAGTTCGATTGCAGGAGACTTGGGTTGCAAATGAATTTTTTGGATACCATTATCGATTTGATTGTCAATTATCGACGCTTGGACTAAACTCGTCACAGAACATATCCCAATCCAAAGCCATAAATGGCTATGCCGCTTCATAGCTTCCTGAAAACGGTTTGAATTTGTTAATAGTTAGTTTCATATGTATTATCTTTTAGTACAATTATTCGATTCGTTGTTTCTTATTACTAATATATTTAACATTGTTTTGATCTTTAACTgaatagaaaataatgtatcTTTTTCTTGTTACATGCAGAGCATTATTCCTGTTGACTTGAGGCATCTCCAGTATATATCCTGGTATATAAGTTTAAGATAATCTAGACCTAGAGGCTCCAAAAGGGTAGTTTCACAGCGTGAGAAATCACAGCTTTGTGTAGTGAAGTTgaaatgaaaggatttcgaaagAAAGTTGCGAatgtaaattaaaaattaagacATATCTCATCTGGATCCTTTTTCTTTGAATCCATCAGCTATAGTTTCATGCTGAGATGGAACAAAAATTATGTGTGTCATTCAAGAAGTGAGTTGTTATtgaactatagggtgttttttttcgaggtatataactttaagtcggcattactgttcaatatggcgaccgatttaacagttgtcaagtgatttattctcagtttggtttggcaattcatcatgaatagactcacgcctgaacaacgttttcAAATTCTGcaatttcatttagaaaataatgattctgtgcggaatacgtatcgcgcactacgtccattttattttgtttagcgatgaagcgcacttctggttgaatggctacgtcaacaaacaaaactgccgcttttggagtgaagctaatcctcaagtgtatgtcgaaacaccgttacatccagaaaaactgactgtttggtgcgctttatgggctggtggaattattggtccgtacttctgcaaaaacgatgatggccagaacgttacagtcaatggtgatcggtatagagccatgattactaaccttttcattcctgaattgaacaaccatgatgtccaggagctgtggttccaacaagacggggcaatatgtcacacagctcgtgccaaaatcgatttattgaaagacacgtttggtgaccgcctaatttcacgttttggacctgtgaattggcctacaagatcttgtgaattaacaccgctagacttctttctgtggggctatgtaaagtcattggtctatgcggataagccacaaacccttgaccatttggaagacaacattcgccgtgttattgccgatatacggccacaaatgttggaaaaatcatcgaaaattggacgtccagattggactacatccgagccagccgtggcggtcatatgccagaaatcatatttaaaatgtaatggcacaagattatcttgcggataaataaaattcatgtcaatcgaataatccatcgttgttttattgcaatttaaagttctatagctctaaaagaaacacccttcACTAGAAAACAATTTAGTTGCTGCCTCGGTGAATTGAGTCTACGATTGTAATTGCTGTTCTTGAAAAATGTTTCGGTCCCATAGAAAAAGTTCACAAAGATTCACCCAAAAATTTTTGTGATCTGACAAGTTAGGTAGAAGATTTGAAAACTCGAGTGTAGATTTCAGGGTAAACGTCTATGGACTATTTCCAATCTCATTTACATCACAAATTTGTAATTGAATTAGTCAAATTTAGATAGATACAAGTATTTCTCATTGATGTAGATTCGACCACTGTTCCACTTCTCGCCTGTCTCAGGTTATCCATTACGCAGAGCAAGCACTCCAAACTCAATTTACCCTGAATTCTCAATAAACCACATTGCAGGAAATTCGTTTAGCTGAGACCATATGTCCGTGGATTTATCACCACTTACTTGCTTCTCTAGAGTCTGAGTTTATGAACTCAGAGACGTGAATTTCCAACTTGTAGATGCTGACCCAGAGAGTTTTAACTCCTTTCGTGGAATTACGTATGCTCTTACTCTGGAACGATAAAAGTGTGATGCTTCCATCTACGGTTTGACATACATAATTTAAATGTCGTTTCACATGAGGAAGTTTTGAGAGGAGAGAAAACCTGCAATTTGGGGTTTTTGGTTTGGGTTTACCCTGAACAAGCTTATTTCAATAGATTGgaatttttgagcgcttgttcctCAACATATTATTTCGTCTTGATGCATTTATTTTCCGAATTTTGAGCCAGAGATGGTCTCAAAGGATAAggtcgactcactgatgatgacTTTGTGGTTAAACCCAATTTTGTTAGTGCTGTTGgttgtaaacacgataactttcgatTGGAATATCCTAGAATCTTGAAtatttcagggtaggttcagatCTCAAAGTAGTCAGGGCGAAAAATTTGACTAAGAGTTCTTAGAATTCCtgattttttgataaaattcgaattaggatgtaaaacaacaatttcaagtttcacgAAAAATGTCATGTTCATGGCACACCCAGAAAAAATtggagcagaatatcgaaaaatatacctaatattttAGTGACAATATTGTATATGAATAGAAAACATAGAgcaataaacatatatagagggagtatacgcaattttagaTGTTCCCGACATGgtcagattacgttgtcggattgtgatttatatattttcaaatcaacaatttttactGTCAAAATTATactatgcagaatatttattattttc is drawn from Harmonia axyridis chromosome 7, icHarAxyr1.1, whole genome shotgun sequence and contains these coding sequences:
- the LOC123684643 gene encoding kielin/chordin-like protein; the encoded protein is MKRHSHLWLWIGICSVTSLVQASIIDNQIDNGIQKIHLQPKSPAIELPGEVDILTLMNVSDKDTGVSLVEGPIQQFPAFKFRQPYGNVPILNSSEIRTAINNSNGFTAVFVYRQQKNNLGTLLSVNSPGRLTPWFQLTSNSKTGLISLKYKLNSSEKLRQMDWVSPRQQRKSPIAAWTWLALTMDFNSDLVRLDLDCLPSIFESIKFRNKYSGINIPDDALVYFRQEPGRKKKFLGSIQVAKVLPYITNRRLWACYQISKDSNLGVQKPILE